ATCGAGGTGCACCTGTCAAACGTGCACCGTCGCGAGCCCTTCCGACACCACTCCTACTTCTCTGATCTTGCCGAAGGCGTGATCGTGGGATTGGGTGCCCATGGCTATCGCCTGGCACTGGAAGCGGCCATTGAACGCCTGGGGGCGCCGCCCCCGAACGTGGCCGGCTGACGCGGTTTCAACCAAACCGCCCCCACGCCGACCTCACCCCACGAGCCACCCGCTCGCCTGCATCGCTGGAGTAACCTCATCATGGACCTGCGCAAACTCAAGACCCTGATCGACCTCGTGTCCGAATCCAACGTCTCCGAACTGGAGATCACCGAGGCCGATGGCAAGGTGCGCATCGTCAAGGCCGGCGCCCAGCCGGTGGTGTATGCGCAGCCCATGGCCGCAGCCGCCCCTGTCGCTGCTGCTGGCGTGGCCGCCGCTGCCCCGGGTGCGCCCGCTGGCGCCGTCGCGGCACCTGCCGAAGCACCGGCTGAAACCGGCCATGTGGTCAAGTCGCCCATGGTGGGCACCTTCTACCGCGCCTCCAGCCCGGGCGCCAAGGCCTTTGCCGAAGTCGGCGACCAGGTGAAGGCCGGCCAACCGGTGTGCATCATCGAAGCGATGAAGATCATGAACGAGATCGAGTCGGACATCGATGGCACCATCACCAAGATCCTGGTCGAGAACGGCCAGCCTGTGGAATACGGCCAGCCCCTGTTCATCGTTGAGTAAGCGGGGTCTTCCATGTTCAAGAAGATCCTGATCGCCAACCGTGGAGAGATCGCCCTGCGCATCCAGCGCGCCTGTCGCGAGATGGGCATCCAGTCGGTGGTCGTCTACTCCGAGGCCGACCGCGACGCCAAGTACGTCAAGCTGGCCGACGAGGCCGTGTGCATCGGCCCGGCGCCGTCGGCCCAGAGCTATCTGCACATGCCGGCCATCATCTCGGCGGCCGAGGTCACCGATGCCGAGGCCATCCACCCCGGATACGGCTTCCTGTCCGAGAATGCCGACTTCGCCGAGCGCGTCGAGCAATCGGGCTTCACCTTCATCGGCCCCACGCCCGAATCCATCCGCATCATGGGCGACAAGGTCTCAGCCAAGCAGGCCATGATCAAGTCGGGTGTGCCCTGCGTGCCCGGCTCGGAAGGCGCCCTGCCCGATGACCCCAAAGAGATCATCCGCACCGCGCGCGCCGTGGGCTACCCCGTGATCATCAAGGCCGCCGGCGGTGGCGGTGGTCGCGGCATGCGGGTGGTGCACACCGAGGCTGCGCTGATCCACGCCGTGCAGACCACCAAGGCCGAAGCCGGTGCCGCCTTTGGCAACCCCGAGGTCTACATGGAGAAGTTTCTGGAGCACCCACGCCACGTGGAGATCCAGATCCTGGCCGACACGCACAAAAACGCCGTGTGGCTGGGCGAGCGCGATTGCTCCATGCAGCGTCGCCACCAGAAGATCATCGAAGAAGCACCGGCCCCCGGCATCCCCCGCCGCCTGATCGAGAAGGTGGGCGACCGCTGCGCCGCCGCGTGCAAGAAGATCGGCTACCGCGGCGCGGGCACCTTCGAGTTCCTGTACGAAAACGGCGAGTTCTATTTCATCGAGATGAACACCCGCGTGCAGGTGGAGCACCCCGTCACCGAGATGACCACGGGCATCGACATCGTGCAGATGCAGATCCGTGTGGCGGCGGGCGAGAAACTGCCCTTCACGCAGCGCCAGATCGAGATGCGCGGCCACGCCATCGAGGTGCGCATCAACGCTGAAGACCCGGTGAAGTTCATCCCCTCGCCGGGCCGCATCACCACCTGGCATGCGCCGGGCGGGCCTGGTGTGCGTGTGGATTCGCACGTCTACACCAACTACTTCGTGCCCCCCAACTACGACTCGATGATCGGCAAGGTCATCGTGCACGGCGACACGCGCGAGCAGGCCCTGGCGCGCATGCGCACGGCCCTGTCCGAGACCGTGGTCGAAGGCATCCAGACCAACATCCCGCTGCACCGCGAGCTGATGGTGGACGCCGGCTTTGTGGAAGGCGGCACCGACATCCACTACCTGGAAGCGTGGATGGCCGCGCGCAAACAGCGCTGAGACCACGGGCCCCTCCGTCCACTTGACATGCCTTTGTACGAACTCACCCTGCTGGCCTCCGAGGCCGACGTCGAGATCCTCAGCGACGCGCTGATGGAGGTCGAAGCCCTGTCGGTTTCGGTGGAAGACGCTGACGCCGACACCGAGCACGAAGAAGCCCTGTGGGGCGAGCCGGGCATGCCCGTGCCCCGCGAAGCCTGGCAGCGCTCAACCATCAAGAGCCTGTTCCCGGACGAGGCCGAGGCCCTGGAGGCCGTGACCCTCATCCTGGCGCAGGACTGGGCGGCCGACATCCACGTGCAGGGCATCCAGCCGGTGGACGAGCAGGACTGGGTGCGACTGACACAGTCGCAGTTCCAACCCGTGCCCATCACCAATGAGTTCTGGATCGTGCCCACCTGGCACGAGGTGCCAGCGGGGGCCACCGTGGCCATGCGCCTGGACCCGGGTCTGGCCTTTGGCACCGGCACCCACCCCACGACCCGCATGTGCCTGAAGTGGCTGGCACAGAATGTCCCGTCCTATGGAGGCAAGCCGGTGCTGGATTACGGCTGTGGCTCGGGCATCCTGGCCATTGGCGCACTGCTGCACGGCGCCCGCCACGCCGATGCGGTGGACATCGACCCGGCCGCCGTGGACGCCACCCTGGCCAATGCCGACGCCAACGTGTCGCACCTGAAAAATGACCAGGGCGAGCTGCCCCTGGCCGTGGGCCTGCCCGAGCTGGTGGGCCAGGCGCAAGGCGCATATCCGGTGGTGCTGGCCAACATCCTGGCCACGCCCCTGAAGATGCTCGCCCCCCTGCTGGCCGGGCACGTGGCCCCCGGTGGCCACCTGGTGCTGGCTGGCATCCTGGCCCGCCAGGAAGACGAGCTGAAGGCCGCCTACGCCGAGGCCGGCCTGCAGTTGCAGGTGGCCAACGAGGAAGAAGGCTGGATCCTCATGACGGCGCGCAAGGCGGTCAACGAGCCCGCGACTGTGGCAGCATGACAGGCCTATGAGCCTGGCCACCCGATGCACCCACTGCGGCACGATCTTCAAGGTCGTGCAAGACCAATTGAAGGTCTCTGAAGGCTGGGTGCGCTGTGGCCGCTGCAACGAGGTGTTCAACGCCCTGCCGGCCTTGTTCGACCTGGCGTCGGAGGCACCGCCCCCCCGGCCATCCACCCCCTCACCGACGCCGCCCGCCTTTGGCGCCGTGGCCCGACAGCCCACCAAGGCAGACCTGCTGGCGGACGCCCCGCTGAACCTGGGCGCCCCCCGGGCGACCCCCAAGGACGACTTTGACCTCGACACCTCGGTGTCCCTGAGGGACGTGCCAGCGGCGGTGCAGCCCGGCGGCGTGTTCGTGCAGCACACGGACGACGTCGCCGCCCCCGGCCCGGACAGCGTGCCCATGACCTACGAGGCCGACGCCCTGGAGTCGCGCTATCTGTTGCCGTCCAGCAGTCGCAGCCGCAAGGCCCCGGTGCGCCGCACACAGGGCCCCGAGTTTGCCGACGCCGAGTTCCCCATGGACGCCTGGCTGGACGCCGAAGACGACTGGTCGCTGGACGTGCCGCCACTGCCCAGCACGGCCCCCCCCTCGCTGGCGCGAGGCCACGCGGCCCCAGCGTCTGAGCCCGGGCCATCGGCGCCCGCCGCCCTCCCCCCTCACACTGACGAGACCACGCCATCCGGTCTGAGCGTGGCCGAGCGTGCACTGGCTGCACTGGCCACCTTGCCCAGCGCCCCGCCTGAGTCCGCACCTGAGCCTGAGCCTGAGCCCGTGGCCGCGTCGACGCCCAGCAAGGCCCTGCCCCCATCGGAGACACCGCCAGCACCGCCGCCCATGCCGGCCGACGCCCCCGCCGCTGACGACCTCATCAGCACGGTACCGTCGCGGTTTGCTGACGACGACGAGCGGCCACCGCACGCCGAAGACCAGCGCCCCACCACCGCCATCGCCCCGGCGCTGACCGAGGCTGAGTTGCTCGCGCGGCACCAGCGTCAGGCCCGCCAGAAAAGCCGGCGACCGCAGGCCGACACCCCCGAGTTCATCCGGCAGGCCGAACGACAAGCCCTGTGGCGCAATCCCGGTGTGCGCGGCGTGCTGACCGGCCTGTGCCTGGCCCTGTCGCTCACGCTGGCCGCTCAGGTCGCCCACCAGCAACGCGACTGGCTGGCCGCCCACCTGCCGGCCAGCAAACCCTGGCTGACCCAATGGTGCAGCCTGGCGGGCTGCGAGCTTCGGCTGTTGAAAGGCCTGGACCAGCTGCAGGTGGACCACGCAGCATTGGTGCGGGCCGAATCAGAAGGTCCCGATCGATACCGCCTGACCCTGGTGGTGCGCAACCTGGCACGCACCGAGCTGGCCTGGCCAGCCGTCGACCTGGTGCTCAATGACGCCAATGGCGTGGTGATGGCACGCCGCACCCTGCGGGTGAACGATGCCGACTGGCTGGCCGAAGCCCCTGTGCGCGCCACCACTGGCGTGCGCCCCCCGGCGGCCGTGGGCCCC
This genomic window from Aquabacterium sp. A3 contains:
- the prmA gene encoding 50S ribosomal protein L11 methyltransferase, encoding MYELTLLASEADVEILSDALMEVEALSVSVEDADADTEHEEALWGEPGMPVPREAWQRSTIKSLFPDEAEALEAVTLILAQDWAADIHVQGIQPVDEQDWVRLTQSQFQPVPITNEFWIVPTWHEVPAGATVAMRLDPGLAFGTGTHPTTRMCLKWLAQNVPSYGGKPVLDYGCGSGILAIGALLHGARHADAVDIDPAAVDATLANADANVSHLKNDQGELPLAVGLPELVGQAQGAYPVVLANILATPLKMLAPLLAGHVAPGGHLVLAGILARQEDELKAAYAEAGLQLQVANEEEGWILMTARKAVNEPATVAA
- the accC gene encoding acetyl-CoA carboxylase biotin carboxylase subunit codes for the protein MFKKILIANRGEIALRIQRACREMGIQSVVVYSEADRDAKYVKLADEAVCIGPAPSAQSYLHMPAIISAAEVTDAEAIHPGYGFLSENADFAERVEQSGFTFIGPTPESIRIMGDKVSAKQAMIKSGVPCVPGSEGALPDDPKEIIRTARAVGYPVIIKAAGGGGGRGMRVVHTEAALIHAVQTTKAEAGAAFGNPEVYMEKFLEHPRHVEIQILADTHKNAVWLGERDCSMQRRHQKIIEEAPAPGIPRRLIEKVGDRCAAACKKIGYRGAGTFEFLYENGEFYFIEMNTRVQVEHPVTEMTTGIDIVQMQIRVAAGEKLPFTQRQIEMRGHAIEVRINAEDPVKFIPSPGRITTWHAPGGPGVRVDSHVYTNYFVPPNYDSMIGKVIVHGDTREQALARMRTALSETVVEGIQTNIPLHRELMVDAGFVEGGTDIHYLEAWMAARKQR
- a CDS encoding zinc-ribbon and DUF3426 domain-containing protein codes for the protein MSLATRCTHCGTIFKVVQDQLKVSEGWVRCGRCNEVFNALPALFDLASEAPPPRPSTPSPTPPAFGAVARQPTKADLLADAPLNLGAPRATPKDDFDLDTSVSLRDVPAAVQPGGVFVQHTDDVAAPGPDSVPMTYEADALESRYLLPSSSRSRKAPVRRTQGPEFADAEFPMDAWLDAEDDWSLDVPPLPSTAPPSLARGHAAPASEPGPSAPAALPPHTDETTPSGLSVAERALAALATLPSAPPESAPEPEPEPVAASTPSKALPPSETPPAPPPMPADAPAADDLISTVPSRFADDDERPPHAEDQRPTTAIAPALTEAELLARHQRQARQKSRRPQADTPEFIRQAERQALWRNPGVRGVLTGLCLALSLTLAAQVAHQQRDWLAAHLPASKPWLTQWCSLAGCELRLLKGLDQLQVDHAALVRAESEGPDRYRLTLVVRNLARTELAWPAVDLVLNDANGVVMARRTLRVNDADWLAEAPVRATTGVRPPAAVGPAALGTLSWSLQLDDLTPAGYTAELFYPPDHP
- the accB gene encoding acetyl-CoA carboxylase biotin carboxyl carrier protein, translated to MDLRKLKTLIDLVSESNVSELEITEADGKVRIVKAGAQPVVYAQPMAAAAPVAAAGVAAAAPGAPAGAVAAPAEAPAETGHVVKSPMVGTFYRASSPGAKAFAEVGDQVKAGQPVCIIEAMKIMNEIESDIDGTITKILVENGQPVEYGQPLFIVE